Proteins from a single region of Corvus hawaiiensis isolate bCorHaw1 chromosome 6, bCorHaw1.pri.cur, whole genome shotgun sequence:
- the LOC125327939 gene encoding tumor necrosis factor alpha-induced protein 2-like, with protein MLKMLPFLQSGPFGIRSGSEGCIDAKRPFENTSASVAEQVPACPEPSADEIWSRDHEKMNERPEAACRASRASSITSNESFISAGDVPEKGNKGIKGMLKSAFKKVKKTKPPSVKQVMDLLGEQKLCDAIQHLIVLEKSLSSKSEEDLNTSQKDIESVYEVLKHKVFSILKDSVLLAKTNPDLLQQAVEALKEQEKEDQNYMSENPPDQNMQFRPRKWKELWMAAVKESVEARMKDTSHTLRTENLSAVGQNLLHMGKTMKEDLTVVAKSIKQLYPPEFNVFSIYAELYHNYFASQAKKNAESHLEDKDIYLLLSWVHNFYPKEMRKDHALAMELDKVKLGSLLPSSLSKELEKKYLDSEEVIVKTSLSRCLDKEIQRWKEDKEPEKLNGHFQSELLGIFVIQSIYSGQKRAEDISKAMGEELSRRLLKELPAFLRSYRDAFEDFKEKSKKHTYYKPILIANINNCWNFREYTEKYTAEKDDSKADILSTLTDIENSGFDVLLQQLFGQLKPMYKKFTENKWDSSNEIMNEIIKTTSKHISDFQTLKDPFYHAIVEKIHARLVKEYIVRLLKRKVSLKTPAQQQTLAQHISKNAADLEAFCTSNGSQATWLNSALPKLAEIIRLQDLGAIKIEVATLATSYPDIRKRHLEAFLHIKANLSRSELKSILGYLADSTASTQPRAPLFSNINVS; from the exons atgctgaaaatgttACCTTTTCTCCAAAGTGGTCCTTTTGGAATACGCAGTGGATCAGAGGGCTGCATTGATGCAAAAAGACCATTTGAAAACACTTCAGCATCAGTAGCTGAGCAAGTCCCTGCCTGTCCTGAACCTTCTGCAGATGAGATCTGGTCCAGGGACCACGAAAAGATGAATGAAAGACCAGAGGCAGCCTGCAGAGCTTCACGTGCCTCTTCCATCACGAGCAATGAGAGTTTCATCTCTGCTGGGGACGTCCCTGAGAAGGGGAACAAAGGAATAAAGGGAATGCTTAAAAGTGCATtcaaaaaagttaaaaagacCAAGCCACCCAGTG TCAAACAAGTCATGGATCTCCTTGGAGAGCAAAAGCTTTGTGATGCCATTCAACATCTGATTGTCCTGGAGAAGAGCCTGTCTAGCAAAAGTGAGGAGGACCTGAACACCAGCCAGAAAGACATCGAGTCTGTCTATGAAGTTCTGAAGCACAAAGTCTTCAGCATCCTGAAAGATTCTGTGCTGCTTGCGAAAACAAACCcggacctgctgcagcaggcagtggaGGCTCTgaaagagcaggagaaggaagatcAGAATTACATGTCAGAGAATCCACCTGACCAAAATATGCAATTTAGACCTAGAAAATGGAAGGAGCTTTGGATGGCCGCAGTAAAGGAGTCAGTAGAGGCTCGAATGAAAGACACAAGCCATACTCTTAGAACTGAGAACCTCTCTGCAGTTGGCCAGAACCTCCTGCACATGGGAAAGACAATGAAAGAAGATTTGACAGTGGTTGCCAAGTCTATTAAACAGCTTTATCCTCCTGAGTTTAATGTGTTCAGCATATACGCAGAACTCTACCACAATTATTTTGCCTCCcaggcaaagaaaaatgctgagtCTCATCTGGAAGACAAAGATATTTACCTTCTTCTCTCATGGGTGCACAACTTTTATCCAAA agaaatgagaaaagatCATGCTTTAGCCATGGAGTTGGATAAAGTTAAGCTTGGAAGCCTTTTGCCATCAAGTCTGAGCAAAGAGCTTGAAAAGAAATACCTTGACAGTGAAGAG GTTATTGTCAAAACTTCGCTGAGCAGATGTTTAGATAAAGAAATCCAAAGATGGAAAGAAGACAAGGAACCAGAGAAGCTAAATGGGCATTTTCAGAGTGAGCTACTGGGAATATTTGTTATCCAG AGTATCTACAGTGGCCAGAAGCGAGCTGAGGACATCAGCAAAGCCATGGGTGAGGAGCTGTCCCGTCGGCTGCTGAAGGAGCTGCCAGCCTTCCTGAGGAG CTACAGGGATGCCTTTGAAGACTTcaaggagaaaagcaagaagCACACATACTACAAGCCTATACTGATTGCAAATATTAACAACTGCTGGAATTTTAG AGAATACACGGAGAAATACACGGCAGAAAAGGACGACAGTAAAGCCGATATCCTCAGCACTCTCACTGATATTGAAAACAGTGGCTTTGATGTGCTGCTTCAACAGCTCTTTGGCCAGCTGAAG cCAATGTACAAGAAGTTTACAGAGAATAAGTGGGACTCCAGCAATGAAATTATGAATGAGATCATTAAAACCACCAGCAAACATATTTCAGACTTCCAGACCTTAAAGGACCCATTTTACCAT GCTATTGTTGAGAAGATCCACGCCCGTTTGGTTAAAGAGTACATCGTGAGGCTGCTGAAGAGGAAGGTCAGCCTGAaaactccagcacagcagcaaactCTGGCCCAACACATCTCCAAGAATGCTGCTGACTTAGAAGCCTTCTGCACCAGTAAT GGCTCTCAAGCTACGTGGCTGAATTCAGCACTCCCTAAACTGGCCGAAATAATCCGACTTCAGGATTTAGGTGCTATTAAAATTGAAGTTGCAACACTCGCCACTTCATACCCAGATATCCG TAAAAGGCACCTGGAAGCCTTCCTGCACATCAAAGCCAATTTGTCACGCAGTGAACTCAAAAGCATCCTGGGCTACTTGGCAGACAGCACCGCATCCACACAGCCCAGGGCCCCGCTCTTCTCCAACATAAACGTGTCCTAG